In the Hordeum vulgare subsp. vulgare chromosome 7H, MorexV3_pseudomolecules_assembly, whole genome shotgun sequence genome, one interval contains:
- the LOC123409736 gene encoding deSI-like protein At4g17486, whose amino-acid sequence MAAAASSSSSSTSSSAGSSASTSTPRPAARQAAPSSSPVFLNVYDVTPANGYARWLGLGVYHSGVQVHGVEYAYGAHEGAGSGIFEVSPRRCPGYAFREAVLVGTTELTRADVRALMADLAADFPGDAYNLVSRNCNHFCDAACRRLVARARIPRWVNRLAKIGVVFTCVIPSTNQVRRKGDQLPPVKSRSARQPAAPPRPRTFFRSLSVGGGGKNVTPRPLQTPPPTPPTPQTLTTPTPTPLASM is encoded by the coding sequence ATggcggccgccgcctcctcgtcctcgtcctccacctcctcctcggccggctcCTCCGCGTCCACCTCGACGCCCCGGCCCGCTGCGAGGCAGGCCGCGCCGTCGTCGTCCCCGGTGTTCCTCAACGTGTACGACGTGACCCCCGCCAACGGGTACGCGCGGTGGCTGGGGCTCGGCGTGTACCACTCGGGCGTGCAGGTCCACGGGGTGGAGTACGCGTACGGCGCGCACGAGGGCGCCGGGAGCGGCATCTTCGAGGTGTCCCCGCGGCGGTGCCCCGGCTACGCGTTCCGGGAGGCGGTGCTGGTGGGCACCACGGAGCTGACCCGCGCCGACGTGCGCGCCCTCATGGCCGACCTCGCCGCCGACTTCCCCGGCGACGCATACAACCTCGTCTCCCGCAACTGCAACCACTTCTGCGACGCCGCCTGCCGCCGCCTCGTCGCCCGCGCCCGCATCCCGCGCTGGGTCAACCGCCTCGCCAAGATCGGGGTCGTCTTCACCTGCGTCATCCCCAGCACCAACCAGGTGCGCCGCAAGGGGGACCAGCTGCCCCCCGTCAAGAGCCGCTCCGCCCGCCAGCCCGCCGCGCCGCCGCGGCCCAGGACCTTCTTCCGCTCCCTctccgtcggcggcggcggcaagaACGTGACGCCCCGCCCGCTGCAGACCCCGCCCCCGACGCCGCCGACGCCGCAGACGTTGACGACGCCGACACCGACGCCGTTGGCCTCCATGTAA